TGCAGCACAACCTTCACAAGCTAAATAGAGAGGATCTAAGCCTAAAAGATTGCATATTGTTTTAACCTCACCACGTATAGGTATTTCCTTTTCATCTAATAAGATATTTAAATCTAAGTTTTCTATTAATTCTTTTAATATTGTTGCAAGCCCACCTCTTGTGGGATCACGCATTATTCTAATTTTGTTTAAATATTTGTCAGGGATTTCTAATAGTTGCAATAGTGATGCACAATCACTTTCCAAAGTCGTTTTAAAAGGCATATCTTCACGTGCTGATAAGACTGCAGCACCGTGGCTTCCTATACAACCAGTTACTATTATATTATCACCGGCTATAATATTTTTACTATCTAATTGCATATTCTTGTAAACATAACCTAAGCCAGTTGTATTTATAAATATTCCATCAACCTGATCTCTACCAACAACTTTTGTATCCCCTGCTACTATATTAACTGCAACTTTTTTAGCCTCAAAAGCCATAGAAGATACTATTTTTTCAAGCTCACCAAAGAGAAAGCCTTCTTCTATTATAAATCCAGCTGTCAAATATAGTGGTTTTGATCCACTAACTACTAAATCATTGATAGTCCCACAAATAGAAAGCTTGCCTACATCCCCCCCAGGAAAAAAGTATGGCTTTACTGTAAATGAATCTGTTGTAAGAGCTAATTCGCCTTCTATAGGAGGAAGTTTTGTGCCATCACCACGCTGTTTTAGATAGATATTATCAAAATATTTATAAAATATTTCTTCTAATAATTCATCAGTGTCTTTACCACCATCTCCATGGGTTAACTTTATTCTCTTGTTATTAATCATCTATTCTAATTACTATAAAGATAATATGCAGCACAAGCCCCTTCACTAGATACCATACAAGGTCCAATTGGATGTTTAGGTGTACAAATATTTCCAAAGAGTTCACATTCTATTGGAAGCACTCTGCCGATTATCACATCACCACAACGACAACCATCTATTTCTCTAAATTCAGATATTGGAAATTTAAAATAATACCTTGCATCAAATCTATTATAATCTTCATTTGGTTTTAGTCCACTTTGAGCTATTTTTCCTAAGCCTCTCCAATAAGCATCTTGGCTTTGAAACACCTCTAGTATTAAAGCCTTGGCTTTTTTATTGCCACATTCAGAGACTGCACGTTTATATGCATTTTCCACTTTACTAACACCATTTTCAATTTGTGAAAGCAGTAAATCTATACCTCTTAATAAATCTAATGGCTCAAAGCCTGTTATAACTGATGGAATACTGTACTTTTCTAAAAAGCATTT
This window of the Deferribacterota bacterium genome carries:
- the hypE gene encoding hydrogenase expression/formation protein HypE gives rise to the protein MINNKRIKLTHGDGGKDTDELLEEIFYKYFDNIYLKQRGDGTKLPPIEGELALTTDSFTVKPYFFPGGDVGKLSICGTINDLVVSGSKPLYLTAGFIIEEGFLFGELEKIVSSMAFEAKKVAVNIVAGDTKVVGRDQVDGIFINTTGLGYVYKNMQLDSKNIIAGDNIIVTGCIGSHGAAVLSAREDMPFKTTLESDCASLLQLLEIPDKYLNKIRIMRDPTRGGLATILKELIENLDLNILLDEKEIPIRGEVKTICNLLGLDPLYLACEGCAALVVDDSVADKLLSHLHNNYFPDSKIVGKVIPGDGSLLLKTSFGGTRRLEKLVGEPLPRIC